In the Bacillus shivajii genome, one interval contains:
- a CDS encoding IS110 family RNA-guided transposase has translation MRLLKSKQGLRRSQFAQEIRGADLEKVLLVPIDVSKVLQKSMIMNYYGEVIDDPFSFMVNQTGMNLLIQKIEKAKQYSQAERVFVGIEATGHYYEDIVRILTDCGYSVHIINPASTNEERKQHLTYTKTDDIDLYLIAEVLIGNKATNAKLSKGDYKRLQHLTRARRSEINKRSRIKTEIRTMHDHIWREYQGFSVLENGKVKTKRTFSDFWGKASMHLLTHFPHASQILELGEVGLKRLSKDHNLKIRQSTIKKLLHAADESVSKSLEELSSELFILKQKLRDYEWHTQTIQSYELEIERIFIKTDGMLLLTVPGIGLVTAAEVYCEMGDLSHYSNANQIIKKAGTNPTIKQSGPDAGYYGHISKQGNANLRRAVYYAGRSLSVHNDALKPFYSRLKEKGKKTKKIYIAMGNKFLKIAFAMLKNQTPFQCKEPNFNYEKEVMKKLALPIAA, from the coding sequence ATGAGACTACTTAAGAGTAAACAAGGATTAAGAAGAAGTCAATTCGCACAAGAAATTCGAGGGGCTGATTTAGAAAAAGTATTACTTGTTCCCATAGATGTATCAAAAGTATTACAAAAATCAATGATCATGAATTATTATGGTGAGGTTATAGATGATCCTTTTTCCTTCATGGTCAATCAAACAGGAATGAACCTTTTGATTCAAAAGATTGAAAAAGCAAAACAGTACTCACAGGCTGAGCGTGTGTTTGTAGGAATAGAAGCTACCGGTCACTATTATGAAGATATCGTTCGAATCCTAACGGATTGTGGATATTCTGTTCACATTATTAATCCTGCTTCTACTAATGAAGAAAGAAAGCAGCACCTTACTTATACGAAAACTGATGATATCGATTTGTATTTAATAGCTGAGGTTTTAATTGGGAATAAAGCTACAAATGCAAAACTCTCTAAAGGAGATTACAAACGACTCCAACATCTCACAAGGGCTCGAAGAAGTGAAATCAATAAGCGTTCTCGGATTAAAACAGAGATACGTACTATGCACGATCATATTTGGCGTGAATATCAAGGTTTCAGCGTATTAGAAAATGGAAAAGTCAAAACCAAACGAACTTTTAGTGATTTTTGGGGAAAAGCTAGTATGCATTTATTAACCCACTTTCCACATGCGTCTCAAATTTTAGAACTTGGAGAGGTTGGATTAAAAAGATTGTCGAAAGATCACAATTTAAAAATAAGACAATCAACCATAAAAAAGCTTCTTCACGCTGCTGATGAAAGTGTATCAAAATCTTTAGAGGAACTCTCAAGTGAACTTTTCATCTTAAAACAAAAGCTAAGGGATTACGAATGGCATACACAAACCATTCAATCATATGAGTTGGAAATTGAGCGTATTTTCATTAAGACAGATGGTATGCTTCTCCTTACAGTCCCAGGAATCGGTCTTGTCACTGCAGCCGAAGTCTATTGTGAAATGGGAGATCTTTCTCATTATTCGAACGCAAACCAAATCATAAAAAAGGCAGGAACCAATCCTACGATTAAACAATCGGGGCCAGATGCCGGCTATTACGGTCATATTTCCAAACAAGGAAACGCAAACTTGCGAAGAGCCGTCTATTACGCTGGTCGCTCACTTAGTGTGCATAATGATGCCTTAAAACCTTTCTATTCTCGATTGAAAGAAAAAGGTAAGAAGACTAAAAAGATATATATTGCTATGGGAAACAAATTCTTAAAGATTGCTTTTGCGATGTTAAAAAATCAGACACCCTTCCAGTGTAAAGAACCCAACTTTAACTACGAAAAAGAAGTTATGAAAAAACTTGCTCTACCAATAGCTGCATAA